One stretch of Armigeres subalbatus isolate Guangzhou_Male chromosome 2, GZ_Asu_2, whole genome shotgun sequence DNA includes these proteins:
- the LOC134211965 gene encoding myb-like protein AA isoform X1: MANPRKFSEKIALHNQKQAEETAEFERIMREVSDVTSKGDETTTLTELKSYTQLESVKIKKEAPKSSTPNHSRESRGRTPGGPMRNRQSSRNHDTSPYGNNSVHLIPPMESNWHRSISDSAIHQSLCQQNQLESNHLNTHSPLTLSPTVQRKISNAQSINKVHHHISSNHLDNSIHDVRSRSSTCVARLPGINIYPSQNHTDAIQIPIPSNTGSLPDLTSVGYPMYPSPLDQEYDHNVQSSSYCPSPLGTSPSSLSPTAAIPNHHPHPRPNNFGGGNGGGGGGGGGGSYPIPTSSHPNSGNVSPSSNNNNTSTTNLNNATNNSSSTTNHNSVKNSSKKPKSSQPFLSVPDSNRFTFMSKGNNNTYDVSQSPQPQQQQPPQQRIPTLDQISYDNFSQLNDGLSSPNHQNSPENIIYGSHGNISPHMMLDYRNRPSPGSSPGLVLANNLDSNSSAPCSPVSHSIGSNNGQSYEKYPSNDGYVQNTLPQHLEHITLGDNSLPPDFATSQLVFTTFDESYLTLNNDLNLRPDPTHQQQSHQQQQQQQTQPHPQQQQSPQQQQQQQHSQQQQQQQHTHVPPPQQSPHLNSGSCGPMQNSVNVNHQSPMGNHTYNSHNHNGSNEPLLSLQTAPQIQSTPTTIPEIVFTDFSTRDDFEADLGLGQMDFQSFQMLSDTGAMIDPMDEDSFRRELQ, from the exons ggTGACGAAACAACCACGCTTACAGAGCTCAAGTCGTATACACAGCTGGAGAGCgtgaaaataaaaaaggaagCCCCCAAGTCCAGTACCCCAAACCACAGTAGGGAATCGAGAG GTCGAACGCCCGGGGGTCCAATGCGAAATCGACAGTCCAGTCGGAACCATGACACATCGCCTTACGGTAACAACTCGGTGCACCTGATTCCTCCAATGGAAAGTAATTGGCATAGGTCTATTTCGGACTCGGCAATCCACCAGAGCCTATGCCAGCAGAATCAG CTAGAGTCTAATCACCTGAACACACACTCACCTTTAACGTTAAGTCCAACAGTTCAAAGAAAGATTTCAAATGCTCAAAGTATCAACAAAGTTCACCACCATATATCATCGAACCATCTCGACAACTCAATACATGATGTGCGATCTCGATCGTCTACCTGTGTGGCAAGGTTACCAGGAATTAA TATTTATCCCTCACAGAACCACACAGACGCCATTCAAATCCCCATACCGAGTAATACGGGTTCACTGCCGGATTTGACGTCAGTCGGATACCCCATGTATCCGTCGCCGTTGGACCAGGAGTACGACCATAATGTGCAAAGTAGTAGTTACTGTCCA AGTCCTCTCGGTACGTCTCCATCATCGTTATCACCTACGGCGGCCATCCCCAATCACCATCCCCATCCGCGGCCGAACAATTTCGGCGGTGGCAATGGTGGCGGCGGGGGCGGCGGAGGAGGTGGAAGCTATCCAATTCCTACCAGCAGCCATCCTAACAGCGGAAACGTCAGCcccagcagcaacaacaacaatacCAGTACGACTAACCTTAATAACGCTACCAATAACAGCAGCAGTACTACTAACCATAACAGTGTTAAGAACAGCAGCAAGAAGCCGAAATCTAGTCAG CCTTTTTTATCTGTACCAGATAGCAATAGATTTACGTTTATGTCAAAg GGTAACAACAACACTTACGATGTGAGCCAGTCACCACAGCCACAACAGCAGCAGCCACCGCAGCAGCGAATACCAACCCTAGACCAGATTAGTTACGATAATTTTAGTCAATTAAATGACGGTCTGTCGTCGCCGAATCATCAGAATTCACCCGAAAATATTATTTATGGATCTCACGGGAACATTTCACCG CATATGATGCTAGACTACCGAAATCGGCCCAGTCCCGGTTCAAGTCCCGGATTGGTGCTCGCGAATAACCTCGACTCGAACTCTAGTGCACCTTGCAGTCCAGTGTCACATAGTATAGGCAGTAATAACGG gCAATCTTATGAGAAATATCCCTCGAACGATGGATATGTTCAAAACACCCTGCCACAGCATCTGGAACATATAACCTTG GGAGACAATTCGTTACCACCGGACTTTGCGACAAGTCAGCTCGTATTCACAACG TTTGATGAATCCTATCTGACGCTCAATAACGATCTCAACCTACGACCGGATCCAACGCATCAGCAACAATcacaccagcagcagcagcagcagcaaacgCAGCCACACCCGCAGCAACAGCAGTCGccgcaacaacaacaacagcagcagcattcacagcaacagcagcagcaacagcataCTCACGTGCCGCCCCCGCAGCAGTCGCCACATCTCAACTCTGGTAGCTGTGGTCCCATGCAGAATAGTGTCAACGTCAACCATCAAAGCCCGATGGGCAACCACACGTACAACAGTCACAACCACAACGGGAGTAACGAACCACTACTTAGTTTGCAGACCGCTCCCCAGATTCAGTCCACCCCCACCACGATACCAGAAATTGTATTTACAG ATTTCTCAACCCGAG ACGACTTTGAAGCGGATCTCGGCCTTGGTCAGATGGATTTTCAGAGCTTTCAGATGCTTTCCGACACTGGTGCCATGATCGATCCGATGGACGAGGACAGTTTTCGGCGCGAGCTTCAGTGA
- the LOC134211965 gene encoding myb-like protein AA isoform X2: MTNPRKYRDKIKIQEEKMKMQQLEFERTMREVSPIFPRGDETTTLTELKSYTQLESVKIKKEAPKSSTPNHSRESRGRTPGGPMRNRQSSRNHDTSPYGNNSVHLIPPMESNWHRSISDSAIHQSLCQQNQLESNHLNTHSPLTLSPTVQRKISNAQSINKVHHHISSNHLDNSIHDVRSRSSTCVARLPGINIYPSQNHTDAIQIPIPSNTGSLPDLTSVGYPMYPSPLDQEYDHNVQSSSYCPSPLGTSPSSLSPTAAIPNHHPHPRPNNFGGGNGGGGGGGGGGSYPIPTSSHPNSGNVSPSSNNNNTSTTNLNNATNNSSSTTNHNSVKNSSKKPKSSQPFLSVPDSNRFTFMSKGNNNTYDVSQSPQPQQQQPPQQRIPTLDQISYDNFSQLNDGLSSPNHQNSPENIIYGSHGNISPHMMLDYRNRPSPGSSPGLVLANNLDSNSSAPCSPVSHSIGSNNGQSYEKYPSNDGYVQNTLPQHLEHITLGDNSLPPDFATSQLVFTTFDESYLTLNNDLNLRPDPTHQQQSHQQQQQQQTQPHPQQQQSPQQQQQQQHSQQQQQQQHTHVPPPQQSPHLNSGSCGPMQNSVNVNHQSPMGNHTYNSHNHNGSNEPLLSLQTAPQIQSTPTTIPEIVFTDFSTRDDFEADLGLGQMDFQSFQMLSDTGAMIDPMDEDSFRRELQ; this comes from the exons ggTGACGAAACAACCACGCTTACAGAGCTCAAGTCGTATACACAGCTGGAGAGCgtgaaaataaaaaaggaagCCCCCAAGTCCAGTACCCCAAACCACAGTAGGGAATCGAGAG GTCGAACGCCCGGGGGTCCAATGCGAAATCGACAGTCCAGTCGGAACCATGACACATCGCCTTACGGTAACAACTCGGTGCACCTGATTCCTCCAATGGAAAGTAATTGGCATAGGTCTATTTCGGACTCGGCAATCCACCAGAGCCTATGCCAGCAGAATCAG CTAGAGTCTAATCACCTGAACACACACTCACCTTTAACGTTAAGTCCAACAGTTCAAAGAAAGATTTCAAATGCTCAAAGTATCAACAAAGTTCACCACCATATATCATCGAACCATCTCGACAACTCAATACATGATGTGCGATCTCGATCGTCTACCTGTGTGGCAAGGTTACCAGGAATTAA TATTTATCCCTCACAGAACCACACAGACGCCATTCAAATCCCCATACCGAGTAATACGGGTTCACTGCCGGATTTGACGTCAGTCGGATACCCCATGTATCCGTCGCCGTTGGACCAGGAGTACGACCATAATGTGCAAAGTAGTAGTTACTGTCCA AGTCCTCTCGGTACGTCTCCATCATCGTTATCACCTACGGCGGCCATCCCCAATCACCATCCCCATCCGCGGCCGAACAATTTCGGCGGTGGCAATGGTGGCGGCGGGGGCGGCGGAGGAGGTGGAAGCTATCCAATTCCTACCAGCAGCCATCCTAACAGCGGAAACGTCAGCcccagcagcaacaacaacaatacCAGTACGACTAACCTTAATAACGCTACCAATAACAGCAGCAGTACTACTAACCATAACAGTGTTAAGAACAGCAGCAAGAAGCCGAAATCTAGTCAG CCTTTTTTATCTGTACCAGATAGCAATAGATTTACGTTTATGTCAAAg GGTAACAACAACACTTACGATGTGAGCCAGTCACCACAGCCACAACAGCAGCAGCCACCGCAGCAGCGAATACCAACCCTAGACCAGATTAGTTACGATAATTTTAGTCAATTAAATGACGGTCTGTCGTCGCCGAATCATCAGAATTCACCCGAAAATATTATTTATGGATCTCACGGGAACATTTCACCG CATATGATGCTAGACTACCGAAATCGGCCCAGTCCCGGTTCAAGTCCCGGATTGGTGCTCGCGAATAACCTCGACTCGAACTCTAGTGCACCTTGCAGTCCAGTGTCACATAGTATAGGCAGTAATAACGG gCAATCTTATGAGAAATATCCCTCGAACGATGGATATGTTCAAAACACCCTGCCACAGCATCTGGAACATATAACCTTG GGAGACAATTCGTTACCACCGGACTTTGCGACAAGTCAGCTCGTATTCACAACG TTTGATGAATCCTATCTGACGCTCAATAACGATCTCAACCTACGACCGGATCCAACGCATCAGCAACAATcacaccagcagcagcagcagcagcaaacgCAGCCACACCCGCAGCAACAGCAGTCGccgcaacaacaacaacagcagcagcattcacagcaacagcagcagcaacagcataCTCACGTGCCGCCCCCGCAGCAGTCGCCACATCTCAACTCTGGTAGCTGTGGTCCCATGCAGAATAGTGTCAACGTCAACCATCAAAGCCCGATGGGCAACCACACGTACAACAGTCACAACCACAACGGGAGTAACGAACCACTACTTAGTTTGCAGACCGCTCCCCAGATTCAGTCCACCCCCACCACGATACCAGAAATTGTATTTACAG ATTTCTCAACCCGAG ACGACTTTGAAGCGGATCTCGGCCTTGGTCAGATGGATTTTCAGAGCTTTCAGATGCTTTCCGACACTGGTGCCATGATCGATCCGATGGACGAGGACAGTTTTCGGCGCGAGCTTCAGTGA